One stretch of Halobacillus litoralis DNA includes these proteins:
- a CDS encoding YhzD family protein: MGDFFNGNLLFKQEYRRRMTKVNNEQLFIQGGTTMKTYYLTVFEKDGTNVLDENFQAENDDQAKKIGAEKLEEKGYSNHTHRCAAPEGHLVLFHR; the protein is encoded by the coding sequence ATGGGTGATTTTTTTAATGGAAATTTGCTGTTCAAGCAGGAATATCGACGTCGTATGACAAAAGTAAATAATGAACAGCTATTCATTCAAGGAGGCACAACAATGAAGACATACTACTTAACTGTATTCGAAAAAGATGGGACCAATGTTCTCGATGAAAACTTCCAAGCAGAAAATGATGACCAGGCAAAGAAAATAGGGGCAGAGAAACTTGAGGAGAAAGGGTACAGCAATCACACCCATCGCTGCGCTGCACCTGAAGGACATTTAGTTTTGTTCCACAGATAA
- a CDS encoding enoyl-CoA hydratase: MKHFIVEEKGNVVHLKIARGEKYNALNAELLAEFAEAAREVRRSEAQIVLLYGDGEGFCAGGDLSMMKEVSDRDTYDEVMDNIETIVKTFYSMQKIVISALHGPVVGLGLSIALSADYVIAEPDAKLSMNFIGIGLAPDGGGHFWLQERLGTHQAKHFAWEGQQMRAKEAYDHKLVDIVVNGPVQEEAARLAEEWSSRPLKSMIATKEMYHQHGMERLSHYLEKERENQWRLLQTADHREGVEAFLNKRKPEFQGK; this comes from the coding sequence ATGAAGCATTTCATTGTAGAGGAAAAGGGAAATGTGGTTCATTTGAAAATTGCCCGAGGAGAAAAATACAATGCATTGAATGCAGAACTATTAGCAGAATTCGCTGAAGCAGCTCGTGAAGTGAGGCGGTCAGAGGCACAAATTGTACTTTTATATGGAGATGGAGAAGGATTTTGCGCAGGTGGAGATTTGAGCATGATGAAAGAGGTGTCTGACAGAGATACTTATGATGAAGTCATGGATAATATTGAAACCATTGTGAAAACCTTTTATTCCATGCAGAAAATTGTGATATCCGCATTGCATGGGCCTGTGGTAGGTCTAGGGTTAAGTATTGCTTTATCGGCTGATTATGTCATAGCTGAACCAGACGCCAAATTATCTATGAACTTTATAGGTATTGGATTAGCTCCAGATGGTGGAGGTCATTTTTGGCTGCAGGAACGTTTAGGGACACATCAGGCTAAACATTTTGCTTGGGAAGGGCAGCAAATGAGAGCAAAAGAAGCCTATGATCATAAACTTGTGGATATCGTCGTCAATGGACCTGTCCAAGAAGAAGCAGCACGTCTCGCGGAAGAGTGGAGCAGCCGTCCATTGAAATCCATGATTGCTACAAAAGAAATGTATCACCAGCATGGAATGGAACGTTTATCTCACTACTTGGAGAAAGAACGTGAAAACCAATGGCGGTTACTTCAAACCGCTGATCATAGAGAAGGGGTTGAAGCCTTCTTGAATAAAAGAAAGCCGGAATTTCAAGGTAAATAG
- a CDS encoding YlbF family regulator, with protein sequence MANLYDYAYDLEKAIRNSEEFNGLKEAYEAVMNDEAAKKMFDDFRQTQITLQQKQMQGEEISEEEVEQARKVVELVQQHPQISKLMEEEQRLNTVINDISRIITKPLEELYGNPEEPQQ encoded by the coding sequence ATGGCAAATCTATATGATTACGCGTATGATCTAGAAAAAGCAATCCGTAATAGTGAGGAATTCAACGGATTGAAAGAAGCATATGAAGCAGTTATGAACGACGAAGCTGCTAAAAAAATGTTCGACGATTTCCGTCAAACACAAATCACTCTTCAACAAAAGCAGATGCAAGGAGAGGAAATTTCTGAGGAGGAAGTAGAACAGGCTCGTAAAGTTGTTGAGCTTGTACAACAACACCCTCAAATCTCCAAGCTTATGGAAGAAGAGCAGCGCTTGAACACTGTCATCAACGATATCAGCCGTATCATTACGAAGCCTCTTGAAGAGCTTTACGGCAACCCTGAAGAACCACAACAATAA
- a CDS encoding DUF445 domain-containing protein, giving the protein MNPVLLILMMIGIGALIGGLTNSLAIKMLFRPYRSIYIGSYRLPFTPGLIPKRQKELAQQLGKMVVNHLLTPEGIRRKLTHSSFKAQMTTWAKDEVQTLLKKEDTLNEVLEKFHIEVTTSSIQSHVSQWVEHRYESLMDEYREKTIEELLTPSLRERTNRGVDQAAAHIQASIETYFRSSEGKEKVAALIDNYLDNQGFLGNMISSFMGPDGLTERIYPLILKYVSDREMKDWLETMLHTEKEKLLTKRVAWYEDQIGRETVGTKLGELVAQALPVDQWMAKTVEEWTSPYEEKILQTFVPAAVDQISDLLSAKVESMMTQLRLSEIVQEEVEAFQVERLEEMVLGICRREFKMITYLGALLGGMIGLLQAIIVLFFG; this is encoded by the coding sequence ATGAATCCTGTTTTATTAATCTTAATGATGATCGGAATCGGGGCCTTAATTGGAGGGCTTACGAATTCATTAGCTATAAAAATGTTATTTCGTCCATATCGATCCATTTATATTGGCAGCTATCGTCTGCCTTTTACCCCGGGACTGATCCCTAAACGTCAAAAGGAATTAGCTCAACAGTTAGGTAAAATGGTTGTCAACCATCTATTAACTCCAGAAGGCATCCGTCGAAAGCTCACTCATTCAAGTTTTAAGGCACAGATGACCACATGGGCGAAAGATGAAGTTCAAACGTTGTTAAAAAAAGAAGATACGTTAAATGAAGTGCTTGAGAAATTTCATATTGAAGTGACAACATCATCCATTCAAAGTCATGTTTCTCAGTGGGTGGAACATCGCTATGAATCGCTCATGGACGAATATCGTGAGAAAACGATAGAAGAGTTGTTAACACCATCGTTAAGAGAAAGGACAAATCGCGGAGTAGATCAGGCGGCTGCTCATATTCAAGCGAGTATAGAAACTTACTTCCGGAGTTCCGAAGGGAAAGAGAAAGTAGCAGCCTTAATTGATAACTACTTGGATAATCAAGGGTTTCTCGGTAATATGATATCATCTTTCATGGGACCAGACGGGCTTACAGAGCGTATTTATCCACTGATTCTTAAATATGTATCTGACCGGGAAATGAAGGATTGGCTGGAAACGATGCTGCATACGGAGAAAGAAAAACTTTTGACGAAGCGAGTGGCATGGTATGAAGACCAAATCGGTCGTGAAACCGTTGGCACGAAGCTTGGTGAGCTCGTGGCACAGGCATTACCTGTAGATCAGTGGATGGCAAAAACGGTGGAGGAATGGACAAGTCCTTATGAAGAAAAAATTCTTCAAACCTTCGTTCCGGCTGCTGTTGATCAAATCAGTGATTTATTATCGGCCAAGGTGGAGAGCATGATGACGCAGCTGCGTTTATCTGAAATTGTTCAAGAGGAAGTCGAAGCTTTCCAAGTCGAACGTCTTGAAGAAATGGTTCTTGGTATTTGCAGGAGGGAATTTAAAATGATTACCTATCTGGGTGCTTTACTAGGAGGAATGATCGGCTTGCTTCAGGCCATTATTGTGCTATTTTTCGGATAA